A window from Roseofilum reptotaenium CS-1145 encodes these proteins:
- a CDS encoding nSTAND1 domain-containing NTPase — protein sequence MIKRLAISVEIRHQFLDALIADLPGRVVMTMRADFLGNALSYRPFADVLNRKDYKLGPMNREELTDVIVKPAEGLGVGFEAGLVERILDDVISSPENQSKYSRDFTLPMKTGQVSNQCPLGQ from the coding sequence ATGATAAAACGGCTCGCAATTTCTGTGGAGATACGCCACCAATTTTTAGATGCCCTGATTGCGGATTTACCGGGTCGGGTGGTGATGACAATGCGGGCGGATTTTCTGGGGAATGCCCTGTCCTATCGACCGTTTGCCGATGTATTGAACCGCAAGGATTACAAGTTGGGACCGATGAATCGGGAGGAGTTGACGGATGTGATTGTGAAGCCTGCGGAGGGCTTGGGGGTGGGGTTTGAAGCGGGGTTAGTCGAGCGCATTTTAGATGATGTGATATCAAGTCCGGAGAATCAATCAAAGTATAGCCGCGATTTCACGCTACCAATGAAAACGGGTCAAGTCTCGAATCAATGCCCTCTGGGTCAGTAA